The Onychomys torridus chromosome 2, mOncTor1.1, whole genome shotgun sequence sequence aaaacccaggtaTAGTGGCCCATCCTACAGtcatggtgctggggaggtggaagtgatagaccccagactcagggtactaccTTCTCGGGTAGGCGCcccaagaacccagactccagtccagttAATGCAAGctgcaagagggtttattcaggaGTTTGTACAAAtgggctgtctcctctccacagAGCAAAAGAAGCCCTGAACTACAGTCATGTACAATTTTTTATAGGCCAAAACCTCAAGCTTCACATAAGTTTGTGGGGCTCTACAGGATTGGTTACTTTAAAGGTTACCTTAGGTTCAGTTGAGGTTTTTCCGAGAACTTCTGGGGGGCGGGGTTACACATCAGGGCATGGGCAAAGGTTACAGTTGTTTTCCCTGGAACACAGTAATGGTCTTAACTACAGTTGAgcaacatatcttaacagaaatcttaactgtggTTAAACAATGGTTcagcaattctgcttttagtacaggttttagttcctcattcccaagTAAGGGGTAGACCTGAAGGCTCAGGGTctttcagaagcaggaagatcaaaaccTTAAGGTTATCTTCAGGAATGTGAGaaggtccaggctggcctggaaatgaGAGAATTCTCAAAACAGTAAAGATATAAGTAAACAATAGTAACGAGTATTAACTATGAATGAAGGGTACCATTATTCAAAAATATGTGAGCACAGAATAAAACTAGAGGGCCTGAGGCTTCCTTAGGAAAGAATAGTTCAGGCACTGAATCAGAGAGAAATCTGCTGATTGGTCAGGTAAGAGCTACTCTGTAGATGAGAGGCAACCCATACCCACCATCATGCAAGGGTAGAAAGGAGGCCAACAGTCACAGTCAATACTGGGAAGTGCCCTTAGATGCCACCTGAAAATTGGAGCAGAAGTTGAGAGATTCTGATGAGACCCCAGCTCCCTTCACTACAAGCATTGCATCATTGACAGAAGAGGTCATCATATTTCCCCACAGACCACACTGAGTTTATATGTGAAGTTAGTTCTCTGAGTTATATTTCTGCTGTTCTATAATCGATCAGCTTATTTCTGTCCTGACAACACATATTGTGCTACTTAGCATATAGGCCTCAACTTTCTGCTGTCTCTACTATCATGCTATCCATAGTTAGCATGTTTTGTGATGGTTTATAGGTATGCTGTTGTTTCCTGGGAACTGCACCAAGTTACCTAATGCACATTACTTGATGTCTTTCAGGTAGAGCCACCAACATATCAGACCATGGCCACAGAACTTGTATTACTTCTGTATAGATAAAACACTCTCCACCTGCTGCTGTCAGGCTTGACCATACTACTTGCTTTGGCCAAAACAATGTGTGGACAGAGAAGCAGGTCACTCTTGGGAACTGAGCCATTGTGAGTTTGTCCActgttcctttccttctgttgggtgACATGTTGGATATAAGGTTCCTCCTTCGAGGCAGATGTGAGAGAACAAGTCACTCCCAGCCTACACCTACAAACATGAGCAACAAATGGATCATTGCAGCTATGATCCTGTAAGATCACTGAGGTGTGTGGACTTGTACCTTAGTGTAGCCTGTCAATCAAGACAATCATGCTGTTTTCACAGTGGTTTGTTCCAATTACCAAGTACTATATTGGTTCAAATGCACAGGTCAGTTACATAAAGATACTGTCCCTTTCTTAAATAGTGAATCTATGGCCCCGAGGCATTGGGTGGCACTATGATGGACAATTATGTAAtcggaagatttcctgtgtcctggcctgctggcAGTCAATACAAATCTCTCCCAATCGTggcccccaagtaaacacacagaggcttatatgaattataactgcatggccatggctcaagctttttgttagctagctcttatatcttaaattaccccataactattaatctaagtatcaccacatgttcagtgtctttacctgtgtcccattacatgttgctccttgggcggctcactggcatctctccccaccttcttcctgtctctcccttagaatttcctgcctgcctctaagatgccttgccataggccaaatggctttatttatcaaccaattagagcaacacatattcacagcatacagaaagacattcccctatCACAAATATGTGAtgggaagatgagaaagagaagagtCTGTAGTGGAGAGACAGAGTGAAAGAGAAGGGAATCAGTTCATGAGATGTGGAAAGAGATGGAACTGGATATTTGATGGTGGTGAAGAGCAGGCCAGTATGAGGAGCCTGTGCAGCTACGTGAAGCCATGGTGTGGCTGgctctgggctgctgccaagggttGTGTCTGGGTCAGAGGTCCAACagcagccagagtctgtgttgaagtctgagGCCCAGATTACCATGAAGAGCCATGTAGATGTCCacggtctgggctgccacctgaagATAGGAGCTTATCTCACCCTTGccagcagcaggagagctggtacCTCACTGGCCACTGCacttgggagagctggccccatccCTCACTGACCTGTAGCAACAGAACTGATGTAGGCTCAAAAGAGCTGGCTCCACTCCTCAAGGAGTCAGGGAGAGGTGGCTCCGCCTCTTGTTGGGGGAGACACAGTGGAGACCCAGGATGAcaaactcagctaccacccaggcccagatccagggccTTGAATTGACCTACTCCAACATCTACCCGATCTATGAGAGGGTGGAGAACAAGAAGGGGCCTGTTCTGTGGAACCAtggccacaggatctccatgactctgggcaACAATAGGATATTGGAGAAAAGTCTAGGTGAGGTCCAGTATTAATACTGTAGCAGAAGACAGAGGCCTTGAACAAAAACAATGACCtattgcaatgaatatttgcaagtGAAGCTGTATAGGAAAAGGGTATACTATGTAACACATTGCAGCTTCCAATGCCACCATGAAGAAGGAATATGTGATGGAGATgtaagaaagacagaggagcagagTGGTACATCACTGCAGAACAGGAAATGTAACAGCTGTGACTGGGATGAGAGAAGACTGGAATTGAAAGAGAAACCAGTCATTATgaagaggggtcagaaagatgttttttattttattttgggatgAAGTTATGAGGGTAGAGGACAGATATGGAAGAACTGGGAAATGTGTGTGATTAAGGTGCATAATGTGcaattcccaaagaataaataaaaaatatgtttaaaaagaataaatttctgCAGGTGTTATCCAGTAAGCTTACTAAGGTGTTTTGAATTATACCTTAGTGTAGCCTGTCAATCAAACAGCCACCATGGTTTCACAGGGTTTGTCCCAGTTACCAATTACTATGTGAGTTCAAATACACAGGTCAGTTACATACAATAAAGACACTGTCCCTTTCTTAAACATCAAATTATCTAACTCAGCTTGTCCTGGATTCTGGCTCAGCAGTCTACCCTACTATGGCCCATCACCTTGAAAAAGGCCCTCTTGATGTCTTTATTCCGAAGACTGTAGACCACAGGGTTGAGCAAGGCTGTGAAGGCATTGTAAAACAGTGAGATCTGCTTGTCTTGCTCAGGGGAGTAGCTGGAGTTGGGCCTCATGTAGATGTAAGTGCATGGACCATAGAAGAATGTGACCACAGTCAGGTGGGAGGCACAGGTAGAAAAAGCCTTGCAGCGGCCCTGGGTGGACTTGATCTTGAGAATAGCCTTGACAATACGAATGTAGGAGGCCACAATGAGGGAAATGGGAGTCACAACCACAAAAACACTCAAGACCAGATCTATCATCTCAATGATGTGGGTATCCATACAAGCCAGGCTACGCACTGAAGGGCCTTCACAGAAGTAGTGGTTAACCCTATTAGGCCCACAATATGGCAGATTCATAGTAAAGAAAGTATgtaacagagagaggaagaaaccaCAGATCCAAGTCCCAGCTGCCAACCATATGCACAGTCCCCAGTTGAGGATGACAGTATAACGAAGTGGGTGGCAAATGGCCACATATCTGTCATAAGCCATGACAACAAAGAAGGTGCACTCAGTAATAGCCAAGGAACCAAACACATACATCTGCAGACAACATCTAGCAAAAGAGATGGTCTGAGAGTGAGCAAGAAGATGCACCAACATCTGGGGCATGGTGGTGGTGACATAGCACATATCCAATAGGGCAAGTATacagaggaagaagtacatgggtttGTACAGCTGTGTGTCCAAGCAGATCAGCATGATGATGAGCCCATTGCCCAGGACTGAGCACAGGTAGATGAGAAGGAACACAATGAAGAGGATGATGTTGGTTGTGGGATCACTGGAGAAGCCAAGCAGGATAAACTCAGAAACCCAGCTTTGGTTCTGCCCTGGAATCATCCACATGGTGGGGGCTGTATGAAaatcacatgcatatatgtatcacTTCATAATTGCCAGCTATAGAGGCAGACAGAGAAGACATATGATGGATTGATGGCTCAGAgtttaggagcactgactgctgctctTCCTGGGACCTAACAGCTAACAGCTGTCTCttcctccagttccagagaacctgactccctcttctgcctccacatGCCAGGAttacacatgatgcacagacatgcaggtaGGCAAAaatccatatacacaaaataaaaaataagacattttaaataagaaaagaaaggctgGGTTCTGAGCACACTGTTCAGTTTACATGCACACTTCTCAAATTACTGAACCTCAAATGAGGCTGATGATACTCATGTCTCAAGATTATGATGAATATCTAAAGCATCTCACAAAAATCCTGGAGACAGCTTGTAACATATGGCATGTCTTATGCAGTTTCACATTCTCATTCCATCCCTGGGAAGGCACAGACAGTGGATCCCCAGAATAAGAGAGCTAGctacacttgctcatagaatccttcttctctttctttgactggacCCCTGGAGCTTTTCCATGGTGTTTGTCTGTGGatgtgcttccatcagtaactgcagaaaagctctgtgatgacagggtattcaccgatctgatcactggggtaagccagttcagttcgggcaccttctccactatttctagtaatccaagctggggtcatccttggggattcctggcaatttccttagcaccaggtttctctctatccctgtgatatctccctctatcatggtatctttttcattgctttcccactccatccctgttccagctcggccatcccattctcttattttctcatcccctatcccctactcTCCATCAACGGCTGCatgggagcctgcatgggactgggctaggccctctgcattgtGAAATAGTTGTGTcgcttgatctgcttgagggccccctggtggtagaatcagaatccatccctggttcatgagggggctttttggagcccactacatATGATGcaacaccttgtgcagccttgaggcagggggaagggcttggacttgcctctactggatgtgcgtCCCCATGGGAGGCCCTGTCTTCTTGTAGCGGTGAGTGGGGGTGGCTTGAGAGGGGGACgctgaggggcaggaggaaggaagagggggatctttgattggtgtgtaaaatgaatgaaaaaaaattcttaataaaaataaaagaggcagggcggtggtggcgcatgcctgtaatcccagcactcgggaggcaaagccaggcacatctctgtgagttcgagccagcctggtctccatagcgagttccaggaaaggcacaaagctacacagagaaaccctgtcttggaaaacaaaattaaaaataaaaataaaagagggctAGCTACACTAGATGAAATCAGGAGCactgggttcaactgagagaccctgcttcagtgAATAAGgtgagagcaattgaggaagaatCCCCTGTCaatctctgaacacacacacacacaccagagacatATGCAAAATAGAGAGTAAACAGTAGATGAAGACAGAACACATGTCATTCAGACATGGGCcctcacacatatatatatagtcccATGAGTAATGACAggagttcatgtgtgcaatgcGACACTGGAGACACTGGAGTCTTCCCAGGGAATGCTGATGGACCGTGTGGATATGGGAACAGGAaagtcatttcttccttttttaatccTGTCTCCCTCTGCACACAATCAATTTTGGGTGTACTGTAGCTTTACATGGCAAATACAAAGCAACCATTTTTTTGGAGTCAAACCTGATAAATACATTTATCCTTTTAGGGGAAGCAAaggtaagtttttttttaaagagcacttTCCTTGGAGGGAAAAACACAATGGTAATCTAGAATAAGCAAAAAAGAAGTGCTCAAAATGTTTATACAGAGAATTGGaaagatatataataaaaacatatgttCCAATGGAACAGTGAACAATATTTAAAGGGCATTTCACAAGGCAGCTGATTGGTGTGCACTGATGAGGCTCAGGTCCTCAGCACCATCACTCATCTGGAAATTGTAGAACACCACAGTGCCAACCCCACCCTCGTCTTCTCCACCTCACATCCCCACACACCTACCAACATGGCTACAGTAACAGATATCTAGGACTGGCAAGAGAGGCTGGATCTAATGGGAGAGTAAATTAAAATGATCCCTTTAGTGTGTGCCTGGCTGTGTTCCCTAATGTTGAACACATTTAATGCATTGCCCAGCAATACAAATATTAACTATATTTCTGAAACAATATGTAAACACAAAGGAATATACAAATGCATGCTCAAGAAAAGACCTGTGAAGGAAATATCCAAACACTACTCAAAATAGTCTGAACTATGGCACCATCTATGCTAATTAACAAGACAATGGTTAAGACAGgaattgcttttcatggcagtagAAATATGAAAGTAATTTCTAGATATCCTGTCTTCTCTTTCCctgtccccatcccctctcctgaCCAGTCTACTGCTCATGCCCCTcacttctgtccttcctttcaAACCAGGTCAGGTGCCCATCATTTCTTCCAGCAGTTCTGCATCAGCATCTCCATTTGCCCCCTGCCTCTATGTTTTCCTCTTTCAAtacagtcttttttattttaaattttgaaaacatttcagTCAATATACTTAGATTATAttctttccctcctccaacttctccagatccttcccacccagcttcatgttctttctcccccattctctccttcaaaacaaacaaacaacattgtttttaaaattaaagaaagaaaatcaaaagaaaataaaaacagaacaaaagcaaaactaaaccATGGAATCAGTTTCCTATTGGCCAACTCCTCCTGGGCAAGTGAGCTGCCATGGAATATAACTGATATGCTCAATGACACTGTTGGAAAAAAGATTTTACCTTTCCTAGCAGGTATCAACTGCAATAGCTTCTTGTTTAGGGGCAGGACTTAGAGTACACTTCCCCTTCTTACTACTGGCCATTTGTCTGCATTCTCCATATGACTGCTAcctcagtttttaaaagaaatcacacTGCTACTATCTGGCCCCTgttaaaaatccttttaaaatctCCCATGACCCATCATTGGAGTCAGATGCACAGGTCATTCCTAACCTGCCTGCGTGTGAAAACTCAGACTcagcacacaactgtctcctCTGTCTGCAATCTCTCCATGCAGAAATCTCCATGCAAGCACTATGGGTATcccgcatgcctctgcctctctcacaCCTCAAGGCATGTGCCTAGATTCTCATCATGGAGAGGTGGCCTGCATCATGACCACAGGAAGACTCAGCTCGCCAGGAAGGCTTATCTGTTATGCTaccacctcccaccccaacccaggTAGGATGCATCCtgaatttcttattcattttctgATTACAATCTTAAGAATCCTAGAGGGGTCTGATATCAATTTTGACACCAAACCACTTGGACAAAACATTTGTTACTCTTTTAACTGGGGTTAACTGAAACCCCAGACAACTAATGAAGAATTATCTCTGAAGGAATATGGCTGGATGGGTGACTGCCTAACCtttctaataataaaaagtaactaatattgaCTTGGATAATTTATATATTCTAGCTATTGTTGCACTAACTTTAGTTTAACAGCACAACAGTTCACTGAAGAAAGTATTCTTACCTGTGTGTTATAGGTGAACACCTAAGGCCTGGAGAGGGAGGGTTTTTTTCAGATTGAAAGCTCAGCAAGGGAGAAGTGTGGGTTTAGGTGGTGTGTCCTCAGAGCCTGGTTCTCAGTCACCTTTGCTGCTTCTGGCACACAGGTTCTGAAGTGAGGAAGTAAGGAAGGCAAAGTCTTCACAGTGTCCATCTAGTTGAGCTTATTGAGACTCAGCACAGGGCAGAGTCCTCCTAGAACAGAGCTGGATGGCTAGTCATAGACCAGCTCTCCTGATGAGATTTCCCCTCCTGTCTGAATGTGGGAGGCTCTGGGGTTTACTGATAGTAGAAGGATCCAAGGAGAGAGGGGTTGAAGTGTGATTTCCATGACATGGGACATCATCTAGTGATCCACAGCCTTTTGTGGTTTCCCAGCCCCAGGCCTCTGGCTTGGTTTACAGTGACCCACCAGGAATGCTGCCCCAAGTCTGTAAGCCCAATATTCACAGTTGAAGACGGCATGGTTGATTTCCAGCAGGAAAGGCTATACATGCTAGCTCCAACCTGAAAAGCCTAAACCTGGAAAGTTTAGGATCAGGGGTCTAAGGATATACTTGAATATATAGAGCTTAAGGCTAGAAGAGGCTACAGCAAATTCACAACCCCCCACCTCTCCCCGCAAAAATCATGATTGTTCGGCCCACAAAATATGAAGCTATATCTCTGTGGTGGGGTGTCTCCTTAAAGACATTGACCATCACTGCCTCTTCATGGACATGGCTTTCTGCTTCACTTCAGATCTTTGAGCTCAGGACTCGATATTCTTTGTTTCTCAATATGATGCAAAAAGGACAGACGTGCTGTAACTATGTATTACATTaataaagggagaaaagaaggaagaagtaagAACACAATgttgagaaagggaggaagagcagGCAATGAGGGAAGAGGTCTGTGATTCTGAAATTTAGCACAGAGGACCTGAGACAGATGGCTTGACTAATTATTGCCTCTGGACCCACTTGCCTGAACCCCACCCGCCACCCACAAGCCAAACACCAGTGACCATCTTACCACTTGTAAATCCAGGGATTGTGTCACTGACTAGCTGTTTCTTTCTCTAATGAGAAAGAGTCTAAAGAGTAAGCCCCCTAATGCAACTGAGTCCAGAGAATCAGGAGTCTAGGCAACTCAATCTCCAGAGAAATTCCAGGGTGCTGTAGAGTTCGAGAACCTGAGTCTCTCATTTCCTCTGCAAGTAGGCCAGTGCTGACCCCTGAAGAAGGCACCTGTTAAATCCTTAACAAAGGCAAGCTGAAACATATTCACTTCTTCCCAGTGGGACTAGAGGCTGAGGTTTTAtggctctgtctcctctctgagcCTCCCCAGAGAGCTAGGAAAGGACCATTTCTGTTCACAGTA is a genomic window containing:
- the LOC118577985 gene encoding olfactory receptor 2A12-like, with amino-acid sequence MWMIPGQNQSWVSEFILLGFSSDPTTNIILFIVFLLIYLCSVLGNGLIIMLICLDTQLYKPMYFFLCILALLDMCYVTTTMPQMLVHLLAHSQTISFARCCLQMYVFGSLAITECTFFVVMAYDRYVAICHPLRYTVILNWGLCIWLAAGTWICGFFLSLLHTFFTMNLPYCGPNRVNHYFCEGPSVRSLACMDTHIIEMIDLVLSVFVVVTPISLIVASYIRIVKAILKIKSTQGRCKAFSTCASHLTVVTFFYGPCTYIYMRPNSSYSPEQDKQISLFYNAFTALLNPVVYSLRNKDIKRAFFKVMGHSRVDC